The DNA region catCTAAGACGTAAAAAGTTAATAACAAAACTCCTTCACTACATGCTATTCGCAAAACAAAGTTGTATGCATCCCATATattcatcaaaataataaagcCATCAACTGATTCTTGCATTCCTCAGAACCAAAAATTGCATTTGGAATTggtcaattaaaattttgaaattgaaaaaaagttattaaactACAGTGGTAGTCCATTGTGATGGTTTGGGTTAAACTGCGCAAAAACCTCCCTATCATTCCAAGGGGTCAAAAATCTAATCCCTCCTTGATGGCGTGGTAAACTTGAGAGATCTCTTGTACTTCGTTCCTCGCCTTGATTCTCATCTCTTCTGTGAGCGGAAAGTTGATGGAATCAGCCCATTTGAAGAGCAGCCTAGAACATTTATCAACTTGATGAATCTCCCTGAAGACTGCACGTCTTGCATATAAAATAGCATAGCATTAAGCTTCAAAGTTTCTAACAGATACTTATTTTCACAAACAATTTTTCTGTgctccaaaacaaaaataaaattaaacaacataAGGAACTACTGCCAATCCCAAACCACAATATAAAGGGATTATATTAAACCCAAACCACGATAGGAATGGATAATGGATGAAGCTtagaaaaccaaacaaaattgttaaattcATGCGTTTCTAAGCTTCCCTACGTTGTTATCTATAATCTTAAACTTAGAATGCGTTTGGATTCAGCGTTTTGGCGTCTGCGTTTCTCCTTCAgcgttttgctctttttttttctttttttttctccccagCCGCACTTGTTGACTTTCCTgcgtttcactttttttttttttgttgctgcaGCATGCTTTTCAGGGACaaacggctactgttcatgaacagtagccgtatATTTCTGACTTCTCAGCCCTTTTCtgccgtgaacagtgcattcgtgcactgttcacggacccacaaatttcattttcagctattttttattaaaaatgagtcccacaatactattcacacatttaaaaattattttgctacagtgttttcagtttttagttttcagttttcagcaataagttctatccaaacacacccttagaccaaattgttaaattccatgaagttttttttttttgctcaatgAAGTTGATTTTTTGTAAAGAAATCAAACGAAAAAATTCCAATGAAGCTTCTTTGGAAGGGATGACCTTTGGCAAAGAAATCAAGGATAGGGAGAAAAGATCATAATACGAGATCTATAATCACATTTTTTTGGGTGGGTAGCTGAAATCTAGATGAATTTATACACTAGAAAGACAATCTCAAGAAATTGATACTTATTTTTCCCTTAAAACTcaagaaatgaaaacaaaaacataacacAGGGACCCCGATAGAGCCAGCAACCAAACATCAGCATCAGAGGATGCAACCTCACAAAATCTCGGTGGAAAAAAGAAGCAAGAAACACCACCAAACACACACTCAACTGGGCTTCATACCCAttataaaaatctcaaaaacattcaacaataaattaatcagatttatataataaaaaatgcaattaaAGAAATAGATAATCTTTAGTGCTATAAATGAAACAAAGGGATAATctttgacaaagaaaaaaaaattcataatttgatatgtgaaactcaaaaaatcataaatttgatGTGTAAATTTCACTACCAGATCTAAGCACATTCATTTTTGGGTGGGTAGATGAAATGCTATTGGTTCACTTCGGTGGAGAAGTAACCGGAGCATCATTGGTGAAACTGAAagagcaaagaaaaagagagagagagagtttctgAAATTTTTGTGAGCTTGAAGAAGAGAAAGGAGACACTGAAAGAGCAAAGAGGAGTGAGATTCACACGGATTAATGACGTGTCTAAATGAGCTGTCCAACTTTTGAGCGTTAGATCAATTGAATGGCTAGGATTAAAGTAATTGCACACCGTGCAATACCCTAggtattagagcatccacatcagtggatgtaaaagtttctaaaataaacctaactaccaattttacacattttgagcaaaaaaacacccacatcagtgggtttaaaaatgtctaaaattttgtaaacccATCCCCGAGCTATAGTaacgtgtaaatttacacggttactgtagctcgtttatagcattattttatcatttccgttcgctcctttttttctctctcctttccgtTCTCAACCAACCCAACTAAAACTCAACACagacacttgctcaaaaaaaaaatagatacacAAATACAGATCGGCGCTTGATCGGAGCGGTCGGAGCTTGGATCGGAACTCGGATCGGTGCTTGGAGTGACTGGATCGGAGCGTATCAGAGTGGATCGGTGCTCGGAGCGACTGGATCggagtggatcggagctcggatcgtgCTCGGAgcactggatcggagctcgctcggagcgctggatcggagctcggatcgcgctcggagcgctggatcggagctcggatcacgctccgagcgctggatcggagctcagaTCGAGCGttgatctgggtagagagagagtgagagagatgatctgggtagagagagagtgagagagagagagagagaaatgaagagaagaaatgaagagaaggagagagagagagagagagagagagagagagattaatcagaactgaagaagagaagaaatgaagaggcGCGTAGGTTAGTTgagagaattaataaaaaaagtgaggaaattattatttaattaatagagggaatatgatagatgaactgatgtgggtaatttgtaaaaatgaatgtgtaaaattttaaaaggaggttttttgtgtaaaatagaggaaatttttacaTGAGCTGATGTGTTTGCTCTTACATGGGATCTCAATCCGTTTGTTTTAGTTAAATGCCAAAGACTTCTACAACTACCCTCCTACACTGCACTATAACATACGTATATATGAAGGAATAttttgctcatatatatatatatatatatatagaacaaatagttaaataattagTAACAGAATGAACCTCTCAATCTGCCTGAGTTGTTTGGTGACATCGACCATAGTTGGCCTTCTTTGTGGATCTTGCTCTGTACATGTCAAGGCAAGGTCCAACACAGCTTGTAACTGCCGTGGTAAACTAGCACCTCCTTCTCCATTTGCCATGATTGCAGGATCCACAATCTCGTTTATGCTAATGCAACTACCTTGAGCACGATTATGCATGTATGCTACCAAGGTAGAATCTTTATCAATTGTCAATCGGGTTACATGACACGGATCCTCTCCAGTTAAAAGTTCTAGAAGAAGAGCACCAAAGTCATATACATCAGTTTTCTCTGTTACCCTGCCCGATGCTCTATACTCGGGGGCGCTGAACCTTAATCTCCGAACTTCCTCATTACCTTTCACGTAAGTTTGACCCTTAGGGATGGACGTGGAAATAAAAAAGTCGGACAGTTTGGGAACATCATGTTCATCTAATAAGATAGCGTACATACATATAAGCAAATGGATGACAGGTCTTTCAAAGGCAGTATGGAGATAGGAAATAAGATGAGCAATCTGCCTTGCAATCTTTAACCTTCTCTCCCACACCATAGGCTGATGTTGTCGATGAGTAACACGGGAGACATAAATTCGATCTGCAAGGATACCATTGGCAGCAAATTCATACACTAAAATGGGACAAGTAGTATCGAGACAACACCCTATGGGCTTTAATACATTACTGTGACCACACATCTGTGCAGAGATCACTAAATTATTGATGAAAGCATTGGCCACCGTTTTACAGTGAGAAAACTGCCTAACAAAAACTTTTCGTCCTTCAAGAGAACCTTTGTACCAATGCCATTCCTGACATTCAGAATAGTTGTTGGTTGCTAGGCCGATCTCTTGAGCAGAGAAAGTACGAATGGGAATAGGCTTGCCATTGCAAGAGACAATCAACTTCTCCAGTATCTTGCTTCCATGCtcaaaaaaggttctctctttttccttaatGATCTCTCTTTTAAATAAATGATCTCTCAACCAACTCTGCATTTCTTGAATTTTCGGAGGATGGGAGAGAGGGAGGCTGCTCATTGGgcataaattgaaattatactCTGTTTAATAGAAATTATATTCCACGTTCCATTTCCACCAAAAGACTCCATGAATGAGGACCGTTGACTGAGACCCATAGAAATGGCTAATATTGGAGGTATGCTTTTCCTTCGATATTAtgtaaaaatcatattatatatttctatGGTTGAACGTGAAAGACATTTATTTGGGGTAGGCAGGGTAACATGATTGATATCTGAGCCACCAGTTTCCATGTTACACGTGACAAAATTGACTATTTTTCtgtaaatattttatgttgAAATAAACATACCGTTATTTTTAATTccaattgaagtttttttttttttttttaataccgtAATTGAAGTATTAGTTTACTAGTTGCGAACTTGTGCGTTGcgcataataattatttttatggtaattttattaaactttgttttatacaatttaaactaatttaataaagagtaatttattttgtaattatatttttatttattataagaataataataaatgtaatatagaaacaatcataaatcataaattcaataatttttctcatactaaaatgaaaaaaatacaatttttctcagaaattcaaaaggcaagttaaagaaaatatttattttttaataaaatttatttataacattttgtgaatcattaaaaaaatatataaaatttgaaaattattcttttaattttaaacaaactttcttaaacttattttttctgcctacaatccaaaacactgaaaaaagtaactaaaaaaattaataaaacttagttatgattaattggaccaattaagaaaacaatttgttatttataatctactaaggttattttctttgtagaaattgtaatttcggccatccaaaacatattatcaaataaacaattattagcaaaatctaagaattaaatttctatatatgcatttttatataataataataataataataataataataataataataataataataataataataaaaaagtaaaattgagaaagataaaatttgtctctcatccaataattattgtttagccaacctttgcttttctctaaataaatggcattatagaatacttctaataaaattattaagagtgctttgtccaccacaaaggattaaaaaataaacaaaaatgattaaagtctcatagtttaacatctaaattgagcactataaaaatcatgctatctgataggggaataatatagcccatctccaagtcgtccatacaggtcgtccatagcccacctactaccataaacaccctcagtaacttacctacaagtgcctcgtccagggaagaagagctcaagacgaagtacgcaccatcagagtgatgcactcgtccagagtgtcgacatcctcgtcttgagcaaattcacccgttagacgAGGCAGCCCCCTCGCGtgaaacaaagcacgcccaactgaggaactcaaggacgagggtgtcacacttaggaaaatctccaaatgagatatgataatcccttatcccacgcgtaaccgccaggtatccgttgtgaaacaagagcataacttccagacggttatgcaagttacgtttgatttctatctctccttgaagccaggagaagttccaactttggtaaccgcctatgataacactatataaaggctgtttcagacaaacccaaggtatgttcagtttttactccaaaaaagttggaattcgaataacttagaggaaaaaactaactttgccatcggaggatttttggccggcagccccggtcgcctttgatacgcttttctttctttttcaggccgtagaaagatccagtagtcctttcaagtccgaggcatccagcctactgattttcttggcatcatcagttggcgccgtctgtgggaaagaagtaaacttgttattctatcccagacaaaaggttgaatggttcgaacaagatcaagggctaccatcCAAGGCCAcaaggagagtagggatgcttccaaAGAATCCCCTTCGTGATCGCATCACACTCGTAATGCCACCGCCTTCTATgcagcacatacaatccatggcggctgctatggcagaactgatgCGTCAGAACCAGGaattgaataaggagatcaacttCAGGAGGCAGCGTCAAGGACACATTgagggaagggccccaagtcaggaaggaggaggggagaatgtagagtccgaagatcaaacaaggggtaccgcttcaagaagggtgccgcacttggaaaaagaaatggaccagatgagaaaagccatggatgaaatgagggaaaacatgaggcgagcaaacccagtagatgatatggtccaccgaacggactccccttttacAGCCTCCGTCAACAGTCACCCTCTACCtccgaagttcaaaatgccttctctagactcgtacgatggaaatcgcgacccctgcgatcacattgcaactttcaagacgaccatgcacctgcagggggtcccagacgagatcatgtgcagagcttttcccaccacactcaagggaccagcgcgagtgtggttcagcaagattcccccaaactcagtgggatcatttgaagaactgagtaagctgtttgtcaacaacttcattggaggacagcgtcacaagcgaTCCTCCTCTAGCCtactgaccatagagcaaggggacaatgagagtttgcgatcttttatcacccggtttaacagagaagccttgacggtggacgagatggatgacaagctattgctggccgctttccacaatggggtcaattctgacttgtttattcataagctctacgagcaggaaccacagactatggccgagcttgtccattcggcccagaattttatgaatgctgaagacgccatcatagccaagaaaagaaaacggGCAGAGCGCTCGGAAGGGGGCCACCATCGCTACCAGGACCAAGGACCTCGTCCGAAGAAagttcgggtagacgagagaaaagataaggatggtaagaaggccagttcctctgcaaggaatcagcaatacacgcccctgactatgccattagagcaggttcttatgcagatcaaggatgatccgtccttgaagtggccggacaaattgaagggagaccccaacaagcgtaataggagcaagtactgccgttttcatagggaccatgggcatgatacggacgagtgctttgacttgaagcagcagatagaaaatctcattagacagggaaaattgaggaacttccttggacgagaccagagagatgagaaaatgaaggccaaggtggaagaatcatcacgccccccactaggagaaataagggtaattatggGAGGAAGCTCGGCGGTACAATcgtccaaatcaaggaagacatacctgagggtggtgcagaacatccaacaagtctggacgacctcctagaACGACGGAGgtagaccaacaggctgttactttcacggacgaggaggcaggacgaattcaccacccacacgatgacgcgatagtcattacactactcatctctgactacactaccaggagggtattgattgacaatggcagctctgcagacattctctactaccccgcgttccaacaaatgaagctaggacgagatcggcttcgaccagtgaactcgccgttggtgggattcggaggaatgaaggtgcaacctgtgggcaccatcacgttgccGGTGGCTGTCGGGAcgtatccacagcagataaccaaggaggtgaatttccttgttgttgattgtgcatcgtcatacaatgcaatcattggaaggccaactttgaacagctggaaggcggtaacctccaCCTACCACCTGTCCgtcaaattcccgaccgagcacggagtaggccaggtacaaggagaccagctAGCTGCCAGGgaatgctacctagccatgctggccatggacgagcacatgcaagCGATGAATATAGAAGGAAGAAGGGTcgtggctgagcccactgaagcattagaggacgtccctttggacgatgaccatcccgagaagtctaccagagttggggcaagcatggaagagggggcaaagcacgctttggttcgatttctgaagaaaaacctcgatgtctttgcatggagtcatgaggacatgcctggcattgatccgagcgtcattacccacagcctgaacgtgtgtccctattcgaaaccagtgcgtcagaagagaagagtttttgctcccgagcgagacaatgccatcaaggaagaagtgcagaagttggtcgccgcgaagtttatccgagaagttcattacccagactggttggcgaacgtagtcatggtcaagaaagccaatggcaagtggcggatgtgcgtggacttcactgatctcaacaaagcttgccccaaggatagctatccattgccgcgcattgaccagttagtggactcgacggcaggtcacaggatacttagcttcatggatgctttctcagggtataaccagattcagatgaatgaagcggatcaggagaagacctcattcgtcacgagccaagggttgtattgctacaaggttatgcccttcggtttgaagaacgcaggggcgacttaccaaaggctggttaaccatatgttccgtcctcaaatcgggcgaaatgtggaagtttatgtggacgacatgctggtgaagagccaggacgaggataaacatcttgacgaccttcaagagacttttgatacgttgcgacggtaccgcatgaagttaaatccgagcaagtgtgcctttggggtttcatcgggtaaattcttggggtttatggtgtcgcacagaggaattgaggcgaacccagataaaatccaggcgatactgaacatggagccaccaagaaatatcaaggaagtccagtctcttactggacgagtcgccgccctcaacaggtttgtatcgaaagccactgacaaatgtttacctttctttaaaatccttaggaaggcttttgaatggacggacgagtgtcagaaggccttccaggacttgaagacgtatctaatgACAACCCCgttgttgagtccgtctgtacctggggaagaattgtacttgtacttggcagtgtccccacacgcagtaagctcagcgttggtccgagaagaggggagagtccagaagccggtctattacacaagccacgcgatgagaggggcagaaggacggtacccgatgatggagaaactagccttcgcattagtcacggcttctaggaagctgagacattattttcaggcacacgtcatcaacgtcctgacagaccatcccataaaaaaggcgatgagcagGTTGGAAGCCGCTGGACGGttagtacagtgggccgttgagctcagcgagttCGATGTCAGGTACCTCCCGAGGAGCGCAATAAAAGCGCAAGCATTGCgcgatttcattgcagaattcacccccCGTGACGACCCGagcaaggacgaaggaaatgaaatgtgggtggtaaatgtagacggatcgtccacactgtatgcaggaggggttggaattgtactgaagttccctgagggtgacaagctggagtatgcggtccgtctgcagtatccaactaccaacaacgaagctgagtacgaggctctactcaaggggttggaattgtccaagtccttaggggcggagtcgttagcaatcagaggagactctcaactggtcattaaccaagtaaatgggatgtgtgatgtcaaagaagatcgaatgaagaagtaccttaacaaagtgaaacgccttgcccggaaattttcaactataagttttattcaacttcccagggaggagaacgctgaagcagacgccttggcaaaagccgcctcggcaggAGTCATAGACGAGTTTGACGACGtccagtacatgccgagcatagacatccctgacatacagcagataggagaagaagaaaattggatgagtccgataataatctatctcaaagatgggaggcttccagaagacaaggatgaagcgagaaagttaagggtcaggtcggccaagtatgtcatcataaatgaggtgttgtacaaACGAGGTTTTTctcaaccctacttaagatgcttggctcctgacgagtcaaactatgttctaagggaggttcatgaaggatcctgtggaaatcattcaggggcaaggtccctcgtccataagatcgtccgtgcaggctactattggccaacaatgcaggcagacgctaaagcctatgtcaaggtatgtgaccaatgccagcgttATAGCAATATACCcagacagccgtcagagtatCAGACCCCAATGacagccccatggcccttcgcacagtggggactggatatcctgggTCCTTTTCCAATAGGAgtccggcaaatgaagtttttggtggtagggatagattactttaccaaatgggtagaagctgagcctcttgcagcaatcactcagcagaacgtgaagaattttgtatggaagaatatcctatgcaggttcggagtacccagggtattagtatctgacaacggacgtcaatttgacaacgcacccttcagggatttctgcaatcattttggaatcaagaatcactattcttcaccctcccatccacaggcaaatgggcaagcggaagtagcaaaccgatccctgctgaaaatcatcaagactcggcttgagggggcaaaagggatatggccagacgagctacctgGTGTTCtgtgggcctataggacgactgcacgaactccgacaggagagaccccttttaagctagcctatgggagtgaagctgttaTACCGGCagaggtccatatggcaagccaccgagtgatgaagtaccaggagaaagacaacggggaacaacttcgccttgacctcgatcttattgatgaggtaagaatggatgcggagcaaaggacagcaagatacaaaaatctcatggccagacagcatgacgccatggtaaGGCCCAGACGGTTCAGTgttggggaccttgtcctcaaaagggtctccttggcgaccaggaacccagctcatggaaaactgggacccaattgggaaggaccctacaaagtAGTCaattgcaaaaggcaggggtcctactacctggaagccctggaTGGACGGAAGTTAgaacatccttggaacgtggaacatctgcgaaagtactatcagtgatgagcagGGACGAAGGAAGTCAATGGCAAAACTACAGTTGTGgtttgcgtgtttgcttatatttacttgtgcttttactattattatagcgtgttatgaataaaagtgcactagttcttaaactctTGCACTACTTGCAGACTAGtttatgaaagacgatgctatgtacttggtatcttaataaggcactagcttataagcgtgTGCCAAGTtcgtgaacaatgttcatgtaataatatggtttggatttcttatgtacttgaattccagtttccctGATAATATCCAAGGACGAG from Castanea sativa cultivar Marrone di Chiusa Pesio chromosome 6, ASM4071231v1 includes:
- the LOC142638845 gene encoding serine/threonine-protein kinase ZRK1-like, which gives rise to MQSWLRDHLFKREIIKEKERTFFEHGSKILEKLIVSCNGKPIPIRTFSAQEIGLATNNYSECQEWHWYKGSLEGRKVFVRQFSHCKTVANAFINNLVISAQMCGHSNVLKPIGCCLDTTCPILVYEFAANGILADRIYVSRVTHRQHQPMVWERRLKIARQIAHLISYLHTAFERPVIHLLICMYAILLDEHDVPKLSDFFISTSIPKGQTYVKGNEEVRRLRFSAPEYRASGRVTEKTDVYDFGALLLELLTGEDPCHVTRLTIDKDSTLVAYMHNRAQGSCISINEIVDPAIMANGEGGASLPRQLQAVLDLALTCTEQDPQRRPTMVDVTKQLRQIERFTQAGEELLRSLRNLKIHECFEMFLWQIANDILPTGARKKQKCEIETTCCPLCETEEETCLHLFKNCFVAKAAWSCSNLGSYIESLNANNSYDLVKNVIIPPSHVLNEQVTKEQFVLMEAIIMDCIWRLRNQVMFQNEKINFQAIPFEISQKLEEHASASLKRNVSNDESQAVKEASIRPPETGDDRACLAVSIRGWKGNIKVRKLSLQQTFKVCIDTIRIGGLIGIGKGV